The nucleotide sequence GGTTTCTGAGACAGTTTTTATTAAAGATAGACATATTTTGTTAGAAACCCGATTTCTGATCCTATTATTAGAAAGAAAGCCCTGAAGGGCTTACTACGAGGCTTAATCCTAGTCATCGTATTGAAAAACCGGGTTTCTGAGACAGTTTTTATTAAAGATAGACATATTTTGTTAGAAACACGGTTTCTGATCCTAGATCCTACTATTAGAAAGAAAGCCCTGAAGGGCTTACTACGGTTAGGCGTGTCGTTTTTGATGCCAATTCCAAGCGTGGGTGAGAATATTTTCAATATCGGGATATTCAGGATTCCAACCTAATATTGTTCGGGCTTTTTCTCCACTTCCAACTAAACTGGGCGGATCTCCAGGACGGCGATCGCATTCAATCACTTTAATCTCTTTCCCGGTAATTTCTCTGGCGGTTTCTATTACCTCTTTAACGGAAAATCCCTGTCCATTTCCTAAATTAAATACATCCGTTTGTCCCCCATTTAATAAATATTCTAACCCTAAAATATGGGCGGTTGCTAAATCAGTGACATGAATATAATCTCGAATACAAGTTCCATCCGGGGTGGGATAATCTGTTCCGAAAATGGAAATTGAGTCTCGTTTTCCTAATGCTGCTAATAACGTTAAAGGAATTAAATGGGTTTCAGGATTATGATCTTCTCCTAATAACCCTTCTGGGTCGGCTCCAGCAGCGTTAAAATAACGGAAACGTACCGATTTAAAATCATAAGCAATATCAAAATCTGATAAAATCCGTTCTACCATTAATTTAGTCGCCCCATAAGGATTAATCGGATTTTGGGGATGATCTTCAGGAATGGGAACAATATCAGGAACTCCATAGGTGGCGCAGGTGGAAGAAAACACAAATTTATTAATTCCTGCGTCTTTCATTGCTTCTAAAAGCGTTAACGTTCCGATCACATTATTG is from Planktothrix serta PCC 8927 and encodes:
- the galE gene encoding UDP-glucose 4-epimerase GalE, which gives rise to MSQDQTTILVTGGAGYIGSHAVLALQRSGYQVIILDNLVYGHQDLVETVLKTELIIGDTNDRPLLDELFSSRKIDAVMHFSAYAYVGESVTHPDKYYRNNVIGTLTLLEAMKDAGINKFVFSSTCATYGVPDIVPIPEDHPQNPINPYGATKLMVERILSDFDIAYDFKSVRFRYFNAAGADPEGLLGEDHNPETHLIPLTLLAALGKRDSISIFGTDYPTPDGTCIRDYIHVTDLATAHILGLEYLLNGGQTDVFNLGNGQGFSVKEVIETAREITGKEIKVIECDRRPGDPPSLVGSGEKARTILGWNPEYPDIENILTHAWNWHQKRHA